In Plodia interpunctella isolate USDA-ARS_2022_Savannah chromosome 1, ilPloInte3.2, whole genome shotgun sequence, one DNA window encodes the following:
- the LOC128669678 gene encoding uncharacterized protein LOC128669678 isoform X2, whose protein sequence is MLYDLQPRRNLRCELRRTHSPPQVINTRIKDGAAVGPGGGSRYDGVTTCEEFEQGAHFNPYEVVDSMWKIFYVWANTTEIYPIVFSLPMKKKVDNFKLIIEAAEPYFEVEWQRATIFMMPRPGLMILFLYAGTPGAFRAIIKQDRVTNVKPNPLPLIKLADIRMKMVGRVIGMVCCEDLTAYAFVRMDEMPETEAECEKLANKIGFKGPDARSYLEINRIRKEL, encoded by the exons ATGCTTTACGACCTGCAGCCGAGAAGGAATCTCCGATGCGAATTGCGCAGAACCCATTCACCTCCACAGGTGATAAATACAAGAATAAAGGACGG TGCGGCAGTGGGCCCCGGCGGCGGCTCCCGCTACGATGGCGTTACTACCTGCGAAGAATTCGAGCAGGGGGCGCACTTCAACCCGTATGAAGTTGTCGACAGTATGTGGAAAATTTTCTACGTTTGGGCGAACACTACGGAAATATATccaattgtattttctttgcCCATGAAGAAG aaaGTAGACAATTTCAAGTTAATCATCGAGGCAGCGGAGCCGTACTTCGAGGTGGAGTGGCAGCGAGCCACCATTTTCATGATGCCGCGGCCGGGGCTCATGATCCTCTTCCTATACGCCGGCACGCCCGGCGCTTTCAGAGCTATTATAAAGCAAGATCGTGTTACCaatg taaAGCCAAATCCACTGCCGTTGATCAAGCTGGCAGACATCCGCATGAAGATGGTGGGTCGCGTGATCGGCATGGTGTGCTGCGAGGACCTCACGGCGTACGCCTTCGTCAGGATGGACGAGATGCCCGAAACAGAAGCAGAGTGCGAGAAGTTAGCTAACAAGATCGGTTTCAAGGGACCCGACGCACGTTCCTATTTGGAAATCAATAGAATTCGAAAAGAACtgtga
- the LOC128669673 gene encoding homocysteine S-methyltransferase-like: MTPTGGAEPPHIMLLDGGFSTQLSCHVGHVIDGDPLWSARFLHTHPDEVVNTHLDFLRAGADMIITNTYQASVEGFMEHLGLDRQQSTDLIVRAVELAKRAVSLYLDEYQDYVQDDRRPLIVGSVGPYGAHLHDGSEYDGSYADTTSVEVMREWHRPRFEALIEAGVDLLALETIPCQEEAEMLCDMLREFPAMKAWLSFSCKDDQSIAHGESFQKVAKKCWDLNPEQLVAVGVNCCAPSYVANLLKGINDDRPHAPIPLIVYPNSGEKYNPQIGWIDRDKCEAVEVFIKEWLDLGVRYVGGCCRTYANDVTRFRNQVRSWCDQYNFKSKFQDQSKSITD, encoded by the exons ATGACTCCGACGGGCGGGGCAGAGCCTCCACATATAATGTTGCTGGACGGGGGTTTCTCCACGCAGCTGTCGTGCCACGTGGGCCACGTCATCGACGGAGACCCGCTCTGGAGCGCGCGCTTCCTCCACACCCACCCTGACGAGGTTGTCAACACACATCTCGACTTCCTCAGAG CGGGGGCCGACATGATCATAACTAACACCTACCAGGCTTCGGTGGAGGGGTTCATGGAGCACCTGGGCCTGGACCGCCAGCAGAGCACCGACCTCATCGTGCGCGCGGTGGAGCTGGCCAAGCGCGCTGTCTCGCTCTATCTCGACGAGTATCAGGACTACGTCCAAGATG ATCGCAGACCGCTTATTGTGGGGTCTGTGGGTCCTTACGGTGCCCACCTTCACGACGGCTCAGAATATGACGGCAGTTATGCTGATACCACATCAGTCGAG GTGATGCGCGAATGGCACCGCCCGCGATTCGAGGCACTCATCGAAGCTGGCGTGGACTTGTTGGCTCTGGAGACGATCCCCTGCCAGGAGGAGGCCGAGATGCTCTGCGACATGCTGCGTGAGTTCCCTGCGATGAAGGCCTGGCTCTCCTTCAGTTGCAAG GATGACCAAAGTATAGCTCATGGTGAAAGTTTCCAAAAAGTGGCGAAGAAATGCTGGGATTTGAATCCGGAGCAGCTGGTAGCAGTAGGTGTGAACTGCTGCGCTCCCTCCTACGTGGCAAACTTATTAAAAGGCATCAACGACGACCGGCCACACGCCCCCATTCCTCTTATCGTGTACCCTAACTCTGGCGAAAAATACAATCCTCAAATAGG ATGGATTGATCGTGATAAATGTGAAGCTGTAGAAGTATTCATCAAGGAGTGGCTAGACCTGGGCGTGCGGTACGTAGGTGGCTGCTGTCGCACATACGCCAATGATGTCACACGCTTCCGCAACCAGGTGCGCTCGTGGTGCGACCAGTACAACTTCAAGTCCAAATTTCAAGATCAGTCTAAGTCTATAACTGACTAA
- the LOC128669678 gene encoding uncharacterized protein LOC128669678 isoform X1, translating into MYIYSRYMQFLECKVLGNVISFEQNLNTAINASYNLDFYIKFSQTDVSSLVLSRKSIFMVGVRKAPSSQRSTATPACFTTCSREGISDANCAEPIHLHSAAVGPGGGSRYDGVTTCEEFEQGAHFNPYEVVDSMWKIFYVWANTTEIYPIVFSLPMKKKVDNFKLIIEAAEPYFEVEWQRATIFMMPRPGLMILFLYAGTPGAFRAIIKQDRVTNVKPNPLPLIKLADIRMKMVGRVIGMVCCEDLTAYAFVRMDEMPETEAECEKLANKIGFKGPDARSYLEINRIRKEL; encoded by the exons atgtatatatatagtaggtaCATGCAATTCCTGGAATGTAAAGTACTTGGCAATGTTATTAGTTTTGAGCAGAACCTAAACACAGCTATAAATGCATcatataatttagatttctATATTAAATTCAGTCAGACGGATGTGAGTTCATTAGTTCTTTCTAGGAAGTCGATATTTATG GTAGGTGTGAGGAAGGCGCCAAGCTCCCAGCGCTCCACCGCGACGCCGGCATGCTTTACGACCTGCAGCCGAGAAGGAATCTCCGATGCGAATTGCGCAGAACCCATTCACCTCCACAG TGCGGCAGTGGGCCCCGGCGGCGGCTCCCGCTACGATGGCGTTACTACCTGCGAAGAATTCGAGCAGGGGGCGCACTTCAACCCGTATGAAGTTGTCGACAGTATGTGGAAAATTTTCTACGTTTGGGCGAACACTACGGAAATATATccaattgtattttctttgcCCATGAAGAAG aaaGTAGACAATTTCAAGTTAATCATCGAGGCAGCGGAGCCGTACTTCGAGGTGGAGTGGCAGCGAGCCACCATTTTCATGATGCCGCGGCCGGGGCTCATGATCCTCTTCCTATACGCCGGCACGCCCGGCGCTTTCAGAGCTATTATAAAGCAAGATCGTGTTACCaatg taaAGCCAAATCCACTGCCGTTGATCAAGCTGGCAGACATCCGCATGAAGATGGTGGGTCGCGTGATCGGCATGGTGTGCTGCGAGGACCTCACGGCGTACGCCTTCGTCAGGATGGACGAGATGCCCGAAACAGAAGCAGAGTGCGAGAAGTTAGCTAACAAGATCGGTTTCAAGGGACCCGACGCACGTTCCTATTTGGAAATCAATAGAATTCGAAAAGAACtgtga